Proteins from one Salarias fasciatus chromosome 14, fSalaFa1.1, whole genome shotgun sequence genomic window:
- the dnaaf1 gene encoding dynein axonemal assembly factor 1 — protein sequence MDVEDIPRKTDGDGTHSLINEGAQENHVNSQEEERSSSEQQGPKMTKKFLKDHCKQNKLYSTPCLNDTLYLHFKGFSTIENLEEYTGLKCLWLESNGIQRIENLDAQTDLRCLFLQQNLIHKLENLEPLKNLCILNISNNYIQVIENISCLPELSTLQIAHNKLETLSDIKHLSQCLSISVLDLSHNLINDPDILLVLESMPELRVLNLMGNEVMRKIPNYRKTMIVRLKQLTFLDDRPVFPKDRACAEAWATGGLEGERKEREEWETQERRKIQDSLNRLKLIRQKAQERRHLRELREKGEAEAPTTETSGENTSFEDSTSHGAKIGVLVQDCLDAHEEFLQSQQINELQSNEHPDVEQKTQMLQKEVTEKEEERWNQKHETNVGNISETEQKAKSLQPNQSSRFQCVRDETKKEQSDAKQPPQAKTHPPEADEVMPVHGPSPLVTELEDADQLETIHLPLSRSLHLDDLPDLEEVDMDELTEVLSSQQAFKPKIEVLSGGSVKDLTEMSSESVSTIGPDTESLLLTSGCNKPTQVSRSSSSLMYLEDALSVNAKPTENKRPSPRGCLIEELD from the exons ATGGATGTTGAGGATATTCCAAGAAAGACGGACGGAGATGGAACTCATTCACTCATAAATGAAGGAGCTCAAGAAAACCATGTGAACAGCCAAGAAGAAGAACGAAGCTCATCTGAACAACAAGGACCCAAAATGACTAAGAAATTTCTAAAAGATCACTGTAAGCAGAACAAGCTGTACTCTACTCCTTGCCTGAATGACACCTTGTACCTCCATTTCAAAGGCTTCTCCACTATCGAGAACCTGGAAGAGTACACAGGCTTGAAGTGTCTCTGGCTGGAAAGCAACGGGATTCAACGCATTGAGAACCTGGACGCTCAGACTGATCTGCGCTGCCTGTTCCTTCAGCAGAACCTCATTCACAAACTGGAAAATCTTGAGCCTCTGAAGAACCTCTGCATCCTGAATATCTCTAACAATTACATACAGGTCATAGAGAACATCTCCTGCCTCCCTGAGCTGAGTACTCTGCAGATCGCACATAACAAGCTGGAAACTCTTTCAGATATCAAGCATTTGAGTCAGTGTCTTTCTATCAGCGTGTTAGACTTGTCTCACAACCTGATAAATGACCCCGATATCCTACTTGTGCTTGAGTCAATGCCAGAGCTGCGAGTGCTGAATCTAATGGGGAACGAGGTTATGAGGAAAATCCCAAACTATAGAAAGACCATGATTGTGCGCCTCAAACAGCTGACCTTCCTCGATGATCGCCCTGTGTTTCCTAAAGACAGAGCATGCGCTGAGGCATGGGCCActggggggctggagggggaacgtaaagagagggaggagtgggAAACCcaagagaggaggaaaatccAGGACAGCTTGAATAGACTGAAGCTGATTCGCCAAAAGGCTCAGGAGAGAAGACACCTTCGAGAGCTCCGGGAGAAAG GGGAAGCTGAGGCACCCACCACAGAGACATCTGGTGAGAACACCAGTTTTGAGGATTCAACTTCTCACGGGGCAAAAATTGGAGTTCTTGTTCAGGACTGCCTGGATGCCCATGAAGAGTTCTTACAAAGTCAACAGATCAATGAGCTTCAGTCAAATGAGCACCCAGATGTAGAGCAGAAAACTCAGATGTTGCAAAAagaggtgacagaaaaagaagaggaaagatGGAACCAAAAGCATGAGACCAATGTTGGAAACATATCAGAAACAGAGCAAAAAGCCAAAAGCCTACAACCAAACCAATCGAGCAGATTTCAGTGTGTTAGagatgaaacaaagaaagagcAGAGTGACGCAAAACAGCCTCCGCAGGCCAAGACACATCCTCCTGAGGCAGACGAGGTGATGCCTGTGCATGGCCCCAGTCCGCTAGTTACAGAGCTGGAGGATGCTGATCAGCTGGAGACCATTCACCTTCCGCTCAGCCGTTCACTGCACCTCGACGACTTGCCAGATTTGGAGGAAGTGGATATGGACGAATTGACTGAAGTCTTGTCCTCTCAGCAGGCTTTCAAACCCAAAATTGAAGTCCTATCAGGAGGCAGTGTCAAAGACTTAACCGAAATGTCAAGTGAGAGCGTCTCCACCATCGGTCCAGACACCGAGTCACTGCTGTTGACGAGTGGCTGCAACAAACCAACACAAGTCTCCAGGAGTTCTTCATCCCTGATGTATCTGGAAGATGCTCTCTCAGTCAACGCAAAACCTACAGAAAACAAACGTCCCTCTCCACGTGGATGTCTGATTGAGGAGCTGGACTGA